The following are encoded in a window of Peromyscus leucopus breed LL Stock chromosome X, UCI_PerLeu_2.1, whole genome shotgun sequence genomic DNA:
- the Shroom2 gene encoding protein Shroom2 isoform X2: METSRSPSPQFAPQKLTDKPPLLIHEDNSARIERVMDNNTTVKMVPIKIVHSESQPEKESRQSLACPAELPALPSGLERDQIKTLSTSEQCYSRFCVYTRQEVEAPYRARPPEPRPPSTPAPPVRDSCSSPPSLNYGKAKEKTEDDLKSEELAREIVGKDKSLADILDPSVKIKTTMDLMEGIFPKDEYLLEEAQQRRKLLPKVPSPRVTEDKKQDSGVPGVVSLATNSAYYSTSAPKAELLIKMKDLPEPEEYSGGDLDHDLSVKKQELIDSISRKLQVLREARESLLEDIQANNALGDEVEAIVKDVCKPNEFDKFRMFIGDLDKVVNLLLSLSGRLARVENALNNLDDSPSPGDRQSLLEKQRILTQQHEDAKELKENLDRRERIVFDILATYLSEENLADYEHFVKMKSALIIEQRELEDKIHLGEEQLKCLFDSLQPERSK; the protein is encoded by the exons AATTGAGCGGGTAATGGACAACAACACCACTGTGAAGATGGTGCCCATAAAAATTGTACACTCAGAAAGCCAGCCCGAGAAGGAGAGCCGCCAGAGTCTCGCATGCCCAGCCGAGCTGCCCGCACTGCCCAGTGGGCTGGAGAGGGACCAGATCAAGACATTGAGTACATCGGAGCAGTGCTACTCCCGCTTCTGTGTGTACACACGACAGGAGGTGGAAGCCCCTTATAGAGCCCGCCCTCCAGAGCCCCGGCCTCCCAGCACCCCTGCACCTCCTGTCAGAGATAGctgttcttcccctccctccctcaactATGGGAAGGCCAAGGAGAAGACCGAGGATGACTTGAAGTCTGAAGAATTAGCCAGGGAGATTGTGGGAAAGGACAAGTCATTGGCTGACATCTTGGACCCCAGTGTGAAGATCAAAACCACCATGGATCTGATGGAGGGAATTTTCCCCAAAGACGAGTACCTTCTGGAGGAAGCTCAGCAGCGGAGGAAGCTGCTTCCCAAAGTCCCCTCACCTAGAGTCACAGAGGACAA GAAACAGGACTCAGGTGTGCCAGGGGTCGTGTCCTTGGCCACCAATTCTGCCTATTACAGCACATCAGCCCCCAAGGCAGAACTGCTTATCAAGATGAAAGACCTACCAGAGCCTGAGGAGTATTCAGGGGGTGACTTGGACCATGACCTGTCAGTTAAGAAG CAAGAGCTCATCGACAGTATCAGCCGCAAGCTGCAGGTGCTCCGGGAAGCCCGTGAAAGCCTGCTGGAGGACATCCAAGCCAATAATGCTCTAGGGGATGAAGTGGAAGCCATTGTGAAAGATGTCTGCAAACCCAATGAGTTTGACAAGTTCCGGATGTTCATTGGGGACCTGGACAAAGTGGTGAACCTCCTGCTGTCACTGTCAGGCCGCCTGGCCCGTGTAGAAAATGCCCTTAATAATTTGGATGACAGTCCTTCTCCTGGAGATCGG CAGTCACTATTGGAGAAACAGAGAATCCTAACCCAGCAGCATGAGGACGCCAAGGAGCTTAAAGAGAACCTGGACCGTCGCGAGCGCATTGTGTTTGACATCCTAGCCACCTACCTCAGCGAGGAGAACCTGGCTGACTATGAGCACTTCGTGAAGATGAAGTCAGCCCTTATCATTGAGCAGCGAGAGCTGGAAGATAAAATTCACTTGGGTGAAGAGCAGCTCAAGTGCTTGTTCGACAGCCTACAGCCTGAGAGAAGCAAATGA